In the genome of Andrena cerasifolii isolate SP2316 chromosome 5, iyAndCera1_principal, whole genome shotgun sequence, one region contains:
- the LOC143369178 gene encoding peptidyl-tRNA hydrolase 2, mitochondrial, producing MSVIMRYIKRVCNRTLKYPNIENCKMVLVVRSDIPMGKGKAAAQCAHAAVECYRQASSNTKHQKMYESWLLDGQPKIVVKVPNGEELVALAHRARKSGLIISLIKDAGRTQLVPGTISVLGIGPGPKQVIDSITSGLKLL from the coding sequence ATGTCGGTGATAATGAGATACATTAAGCGCGTATGCAATCGTACCTTAAAGTATCCAAATATTGAGAACTGTAAAATGGTACTTGTTGTGAGATCAGATATACCTATGGGAAAGGGCAAAGCTGCAGCTCAGTGCGCACACGCAGCGGTAGAGTGTTATCGTCAAGCATCGAGTAACACAAAGCACCAAAAAATGTACGAATCTTGGCTATTAGATGGTCAGCCTAAAATTGTTGTAAAAGTACCTAACGGAGAGGAACTAGTAGCATTAGCACATAGGGCCCGTAAATCTGGGCTTATTATTTCTTTGATAAAAGATGCAGGTAGAACCCAATTAGTACCTGGCACAATCTCTGTACTTGGAATTGGACCAGGCCCGAAACAAGTTATAGACAGCATTACTTCAGGCCTAAAGCTACTGTGA
- the LOC143369185 gene encoding uncharacterized protein LOC143369185: MTVKLRSSIQQQDVEDPVEEMLKKTGCMELHYQVQECIAETQDWRKCQEQVKRFKVCMDEYKKKREGADS, translated from the exons ATGACCGTGAAGTTGAGATCAAGCATACAGCAACAGGATGTTGAAGATCCGGTTGAGGAGATGCTGAAGAAAACCGGCTGTATGGAATTGCATTATCAAGTTCAA GAGTGTATAGCGGAGACCCAAGACTGGAGGAAGTGTCAGGAGCAAGTAAAAAGATTCAAAGTATGCATGGACGAGTATAAGAAAAAGCGGGAAGGAGCGGATTCGTAA
- the LOC143369163 gene encoding integral membrane protein GPR180, producing MTILPSLLFCLASGILSGIDYAETTHISGTFDTKEFFRFLVKFGFQKTDRHRQKDSYGYIFGNVTSRRNFSVPITLAVLDRGHFLEYYGNRTLEDKSAACALMFNTLNQSSYDVHCNEEGQDFLRRVPCPKGKLCSDEDSVWNIVKGHQFTYVIQDFWQPRFWYMSLVACYRNTTTCQWEYYDREDKLEYDIWLVNGNPNTSGLNSLTYQFSYDRQNTIELYLLFFMCYIILVPLQLYAVRLQKHPVTRLFTASLLLEFIAVCLILIHVLKFALDGVGYEQLEVAGDIFDILSRTSFMLLLLLLAKGWAVTRMELTWKPLVFAIWLCYGVVHILLYVWNMTEVDIIEDIDEYQTWPGWFILLFRSAIMIWFLCELRNTMTYEHNTQKLNFLLHFGASSLVWFIYLPIIALIALQVSALWRFKLLLGITYSADCFAYCVMAHLLWPTRSEQYFLLAQGADNGDELDEFNEAPHVLNNYVEPPELSKIIT from the exons ATGACGATCCTTCCATCCCTGTTGTTCTGCCTCGCGTCCGGTATCTTGTCGGGGATCGACTACGCCGAGACCACGCACATTTCGGGCACCTTCGACACGAAGGAGTTCTTTCGGTTTCTGGTAAAGTTCGGTTTCCAAAAGACGGACCGTCACAGGCAGAAGGACTCGTACGGATATATTTTCGGCAACGTCACGTCGAGGAGGAACTTCTCCGTGCCGATCACCTTGGCGGTCTTAGATCGAGGTCATTTTTTAGAGTACTACGGTAATCGCACCCTGGAAGACAAGAGCGCAGCCTGCGCTCTCATGTTCAACACCTTGAACCAGAGCTCCTACGATGTCCACTGTAACGAAGAAGGTCAAGACTTTTTGAG GAGAGTACCTTGTCCAAAGGGTAAGCTATGCTCGGACGAAGATTCTGTATGGAATATCGTGAAGGGACACCAGTTCACGTACGTCATTCAAGATTTCTGGCAGCCGCGCTTTTGGTACATGAGCTTGGTGGCGTGCTATAGGAACACGACCACCTGCCAATGGGAATATTACGACAGAGAGGATAAACTGGAGTACGATATCTGGCTGGTAAACGGCAATCCGAATACCAGTGGCCTAAATAGCTTGACGTACCAGTTCTCGTACGACAGGCAGAACACCATAGAACTCTACCTGCTCTTTTTTATGTGCTACATTATACTCGTGCCACTGCAGCTGTACGCAGTGAGGCTACAGAAGCATCCTGTAACAAGATTATTCACTGCTAGTTTGTTATTAGAATTCATAGCTGTGTGCTTAATTTTGATACACGTGTTGAAATTCGCTCTGGACGGGGTCGGCTACGAACAGTTGGAAGTTGCTGGAGATATTTTTGATATTCTATCGCGT ACATCGTTCATGCTATTGCTTCTACTACTCGCCAAAGGATGGGCGGTAACGAGAATGGAATTAACATGGAAGCCATTAGTTTTTGCTATATGGCTTTGTTACGGAGTCgttcatattctgttatatgTGTGGAACATG ACGGAGGTCGACATTATCGAGGACATCGACGAGTACCAGACATGGCCGGGCTGGTTCATCCTCTTGTTTCGAAGCGCGATAATGATCTGGTTCTTATGCGAGCTTCGGAATACTATGACGTACGAACATAATACTCAGAAACTGAACTTTCTGCTGCACTTCGGCGCATCGTCTTTAGTTTGGTTCATTTATCTTCCTATCATAGCACTTATAGCTCTTCAAGTAAGCGCATTGTGGAGGTTTAAACTTTTGTTGG GTATCACGTACTCTGCTGATTGTTTCGCGTATTGCGTAATGGCGCATCTACTCTGGCCAACACGGAGTGAACAATACTTTTTACTCGCACAAGGGGCGGACAATGGCGACGAACTTGACGAGTTCAACGAAGCGCCGCACGTGCTGAACAACTACGTGGAACCCCCGGAACTTagtaaaataattacttaa